One genomic segment of Nocardioides cavernaquae includes these proteins:
- a CDS encoding STAS domain-containing protein, translating to MDLSLRTSELDGVTVVAVEGEIDVYTAPRLRDRITELVGEGAYQLVVDLEGVDFLDSTGLGVLVGGLKKVRAHGGSLQLVCTQERLLKIFRITGLAKVFAIHGDTEAAVASLVS from the coding sequence GTGGATCTCAGCCTGCGCACCAGCGAACTCGACGGTGTCACCGTCGTCGCGGTTGAGGGCGAGATCGACGTCTACACGGCGCCGCGTCTCCGCGACCGGATCACCGAGCTGGTCGGAGAAGGCGCCTACCAGCTCGTCGTGGATCTCGAGGGGGTCGACTTCCTCGACTCGACCGGTCTCGGCGTCCTTGTCGGCGGCCTGAAGAAGGTCCGTGCGCATGGCGGTTCGCTCCAGCTGGTGTGCACCCAGGAGCGTCTGCTGAAGATCTTCCGCATCACCGGTCTCGCCAAGGTCTTCGCCATCCACGGCGACACCGAAGCAGCCGTCGCCTCGCTCGTCAGCTGA
- a CDS encoding DEAD/DEAH box helicase: protein MTSTSSPTPPPGGGGGIAALVDRLATPARADRLAHLEVLPPRIARTTAWPDWVHPDVQAALVRRGVVLPWAHQVAAADAAYSGRHVVLATGTASGKSLAYQLPALSAILNGRGSRGERGATALYLAPTKALAQDQLSAILDLGTGVWATTHDGDSTREQRDWARDRGEYLLTNPDMLHRSLLPAHARWGRFLRGLDYVVIDECHHYRGVFGAHVAHVLRRLRRICAIYGASPTFVLASATVADPEALAERLIGLPATAVTDDASPRGQVSLALWEPPFTSYAGENGAPVRRAASSETADLLADLVAEGVRTLAFIRSRRGAEQVAMTAAGLLAEVDPSLPSRVAAYRGGYLPEERREIEAALRSGELLGLAATNALELGIDVSGLDAVLLAGFPGTRAALWQQVGRAGRGGGDALAILVARDDPLDTYLVQHPAALLGRPVEASVFDPSNPYVLGPHLCAAAEEQPLTEADLPLFGPTARAAVDALTAGGLLRRRAAAWFWTDHRRASDLADIRSAGGSPVQLVESSSGRVIGTVDAGSVHGTAHPGAIYVHRGETWLVEQLDLESNVAFLERADPDWSTSAREVTDIRIVGERAHEAWGDCRLAFGDVEVSHQVVSYLRRRQPSGEVIGEEPLDLPRRTLPTTAVWWTVPAHVWQDSPLEQGDLPGAAHAAEHASIGLLPLFATCDRWDIGGVSTALHPDTGQLTVFVHDGHPGGAGFAERGYAVAREWLTATRDAIQGCACSEGCPSCVQSPKCGNQNNPLDKAGAILLLDLLLSA from the coding sequence GTGACCTCGACGAGCAGCCCGACACCTCCGCCGGGAGGCGGCGGCGGCATCGCGGCACTTGTCGACCGGCTGGCGACCCCGGCGCGGGCTGACCGGCTGGCCCACCTCGAGGTGCTGCCGCCCCGCATCGCCCGGACCACGGCGTGGCCCGACTGGGTCCACCCCGATGTCCAGGCCGCCCTGGTGCGACGTGGGGTCGTGCTGCCGTGGGCCCATCAAGTCGCGGCTGCCGACGCGGCGTACTCGGGGAGGCACGTGGTGCTGGCGACCGGCACCGCCTCGGGCAAGTCCCTCGCCTACCAGCTGCCCGCGCTGTCGGCGATCCTCAACGGACGTGGCTCGCGCGGCGAGCGGGGAGCGACTGCGCTCTACCTCGCCCCCACCAAGGCACTCGCTCAGGACCAGCTCTCCGCGATCCTCGACCTCGGCACCGGCGTCTGGGCGACCACCCACGACGGCGACAGCACACGTGAGCAGCGGGACTGGGCACGCGACCGCGGCGAGTACCTCCTCACCAACCCCGACATGCTCCACCGCTCGCTGCTCCCCGCGCACGCGCGGTGGGGCCGCTTCCTGCGCGGCCTGGACTACGTCGTCATCGACGAGTGCCACCACTACCGCGGCGTCTTCGGTGCACACGTCGCGCACGTCCTGCGGCGGTTGCGGCGCATCTGCGCGATCTACGGCGCCTCGCCGACCTTCGTGCTGGCCAGCGCAACCGTGGCTGATCCAGAGGCCTTGGCAGAGCGCCTGATCGGGCTGCCCGCGACCGCGGTCACCGACGACGCGTCCCCTCGCGGGCAGGTCTCGCTGGCGTTGTGGGAGCCCCCCTTCACGTCGTACGCCGGGGAGAACGGCGCCCCCGTCCGGCGAGCCGCGAGCTCCGAGACAGCAGACCTGCTCGCCGACCTCGTCGCCGAAGGAGTGCGCACGCTGGCCTTCATCCGCTCCCGCCGTGGAGCCGAGCAGGTGGCGATGACCGCGGCAGGGCTGCTCGCGGAGGTTGATCCGTCGCTGCCGTCGAGGGTGGCCGCATACCGGGGTGGCTACCTGCCGGAGGAGCGCCGCGAGATCGAGGCGGCGTTGCGCAGTGGCGAGCTCCTCGGGTTGGCGGCAACCAACGCACTCGAGCTCGGCATCGACGTGAGCGGTCTGGATGCCGTCCTGCTGGCCGGGTTCCCCGGGACCCGGGCAGCGTTGTGGCAGCAGGTCGGACGCGCGGGGAGGGGCGGCGGCGATGCGCTCGCCATCCTGGTGGCGCGCGACGACCCCCTCGACACCTACCTCGTCCAGCACCCCGCCGCGCTTCTCGGCCGCCCTGTCGAGGCGAGCGTCTTCGATCCGTCGAACCCCTATGTCCTCGGCCCGCACCTGTGCGCGGCCGCCGAGGAGCAGCCGCTCACCGAGGCAGACCTGCCACTCTTCGGACCGACCGCCCGCGCAGCGGTCGACGCGCTGACCGCCGGTGGTCTGCTCCGTCGGCGCGCAGCCGCGTGGTTCTGGACCGACCACCGCCGCGCCTCCGACCTCGCCGACATCCGCTCCGCAGGCGGGTCGCCGGTGCAGCTCGTGGAGAGCTCCAGCGGTCGCGTCATCGGCACGGTCGACGCCGGCTCTGTCCACGGCACCGCCCACCCGGGAGCGATCTACGTTCACCGCGGCGAGACCTGGCTGGTCGAGCAGCTCGACCTGGAGAGCAACGTCGCCTTCCTGGAACGGGCCGATCCCGACTGGTCGACCTCTGCCCGCGAGGTGACCGACATCCGCATCGTCGGCGAACGCGCCCACGAGGCCTGGGGCGACTGTCGGCTCGCCTTCGGCGACGTCGAGGTGTCGCACCAGGTCGTCTCCTATCTCCGCCGCCGGCAACCCTCCGGAGAGGTCATCGGCGAGGAGCCGCTCGATCTCCCCCGACGCACCCTGCCGACGACAGCCGTCTGGTGGACCGTCCCGGCCCACGTCTGGCAGGACTCCCCGCTGGAGCAGGGCGACCTGCCCGGTGCTGCCCACGCTGCGGAGCACGCCTCCATCGGTCTCCTGCCACTCTTCGCGACCTGCGACCGCTGGGACATCGGCGGCGTCTCGACCGCGCTCCATCCGGACACCGGCCAGCTGACCGTCTTCGTCCATGACGGCCACCCGGGAGGTGCAGGTTTCGCGGAGCGGGGTTACGCCGTCGCCCGGGAGTGGCTCACCGCGACCCGCGACGCGATCCAGGGCTGCGCCTGCAGTGAGGGCTGCCCGTCGTGCGTGCAGTCACCCAAGTGCGGCAACCAGAACAACCCGCTCGACAAGGCCGGCGCGATCCTGCTGCTCGACCTGCTGCTCTCGGCCTGA
- a CDS encoding type II secretion system F family protein has translation MTVHVAAVLAAGLAGSAAALAIAPRGTGAPLLGADERLWLARGWPALLVVLLAGGWWLSRSTDPGLPLRLVGPGAVLVAASGGVLALRQAGVRRSARHDTAARVLEACDEIAGELSAGVAPGQALERAAVRWPALSPVASAQRFGGSVPHALRALSGRPGAGDLALIAAAWQLTERSGGGLAEALASVAEGLRQQQRTRRVVAAELSSARATARLIAVLPALTLATGSGVGSPLGFLFGTPAGLLCLAGGLCLGFLGLGWIERIAAALEQET, from the coding sequence ATGACGGTCCACGTGGCAGCTGTGCTCGCGGCGGGCCTGGCCGGCAGTGCGGCAGCCCTCGCCATCGCTCCCCGTGGCACGGGCGCTCCGCTTCTCGGCGCCGATGAGCGACTCTGGCTGGCGCGTGGCTGGCCCGCTCTCCTCGTCGTGCTGCTGGCCGGAGGGTGGTGGCTCTCGCGATCGACTGATCCGGGCTTGCCGCTGCGGCTGGTGGGACCGGGCGCCGTCCTGGTCGCCGCGAGCGGCGGCGTGCTGGCCCTGCGCCAGGCGGGTGTCCGGAGGTCGGCGCGGCACGACACGGCCGCGCGGGTGCTGGAGGCGTGTGACGAGATCGCCGGGGAGCTGTCGGCAGGTGTCGCGCCCGGTCAGGCGCTCGAGCGCGCGGCTGTGCGCTGGCCCGCTCTCTCCCCCGTGGCCTCCGCGCAGCGGTTCGGCGGGTCGGTGCCCCATGCGCTGCGAGCGCTCTCCGGCCGGCCGGGGGCTGGCGATCTCGCGCTCATTGCTGCTGCGTGGCAGCTCACGGAGCGGTCGGGTGGCGGTCTTGCCGAAGCCCTGGCATCCGTCGCCGAGGGGCTGCGCCAGCAGCAGCGCACTCGGCGTGTGGTTGCGGCCGAGCTGTCGTCAGCGCGGGCCACGGCGCGCCTGATCGCTGTGCTGCCCGCGTTGACGCTGGCCACCGGATCCGGGGTCGGGAGTCCGCTCGGATTCCTGTTCGGGACGCCGGCCGGGCTGCTCTGCCTCGCCGGCGGACTCTGCCTCGGGTTCCTCGGACTGGGGTGGATCGAGCGCATCGCCGCTGCCCTGGAGCAGGAGACGTGA
- the ssd gene encoding septum site-determining protein Ssd has translation MDASMTPTPPLPALIVTRDERLLDELLRLAAAAGAVPEVASDAGGSLRSWRVAPLVLVGTDLAPDLVRLGPPPRAGVHLVGWAGIADEAFRHAVALGAEQVSELPGSDAWLLELLAESVDGPTAPALTVGVLGGSGGAGATTFACALGLVAAASGPACLLDTDPCGPGVDRVLGFDRLDGARWEALEQTTGRVGARSLRETLPRRHGLGVLTWAAGPRSAPQPFAVREALAAAGRGHPTVVVDLARSGPVTEDAVGRLGHVLVVVRPTLPGLAAASRQVATLRDSTSVGLVVRGDRVDDRAVSRVVRAPVIATMPDQRGLDEAIDLGRGPLWTRRSMLSRTATSVLRDLRTA, from the coding sequence ATGGACGCTTCGATGACCCCGACACCTCCGTTGCCGGCCCTGATCGTCACCCGTGACGAGCGGTTGCTCGACGAGCTGCTCCGGCTCGCGGCCGCCGCCGGGGCTGTCCCTGAAGTCGCGTCCGACGCGGGAGGGTCGCTCCGGTCGTGGAGGGTCGCGCCTCTGGTCCTCGTCGGCACCGATCTCGCGCCCGACCTGGTCAGGCTCGGTCCGCCACCCCGCGCCGGGGTGCATCTGGTCGGGTGGGCCGGCATCGCTGACGAGGCGTTCCGGCACGCGGTGGCGCTCGGAGCCGAGCAGGTCAGTGAGCTGCCGGGGTCGGATGCCTGGCTCCTGGAGCTGCTGGCCGAGTCCGTCGACGGACCGACCGCGCCGGCGCTCACGGTCGGAGTGCTCGGGGGCTCCGGCGGCGCGGGGGCGACGACGTTCGCCTGCGCGCTCGGGCTGGTGGCGGCTGCGTCCGGTCCTGCCTGCCTCCTCGACACCGATCCCTGCGGGCCCGGGGTCGACCGCGTGCTTGGCTTCGACCGCCTGGACGGCGCGCGCTGGGAGGCGCTCGAGCAGACCACGGGGCGGGTGGGTGCCCGCTCGTTGCGGGAGACGTTGCCCCGCCGACACGGTCTCGGGGTCCTCACCTGGGCGGCCGGGCCACGGTCCGCCCCGCAACCCTTCGCCGTGCGGGAGGCGCTCGCGGCGGCGGGGCGTGGCCACCCCACGGTTGTCGTCGACCTGGCCAGGTCCGGTCCCGTGACCGAGGACGCCGTGGGCCGGCTCGGACATGTCCTGGTGGTCGTCCGCCCGACGCTGCCCGGTCTTGCGGCGGCGTCGCGACAGGTCGCGACACTTCGTGACTCCACATCCGTCGGGCTCGTGGTCCGGGGTGACCGCGTCGACGACCGGGCAGTGAGCCGGGTTGTGCGCGCGCCGGTCATCGCCACCATGCCGGATCAGCGCGGCCTCGACGAAGCGATCGATCTCGGACGGGGCCCGCTGTGGACCCGCCGCAGCATGCTGTCGCGCACGGCGACGTCGGTGCTCCGCGACCTGCGGACGGCGTGA
- a CDS encoding Rv3654c family TadE-like protein — protein MTGTRSRRDDDGAASVLVVALTGLLVLIGMASAFLVATVAAHRRVQSAADLAALAGATTAQPGRAVSSLPGDVIAGDPCEAAARIAAGNGARLTSCRVLASDVLVTTVLDGPRFLGQSWQLRGQARAGPGGSG, from the coding sequence ATGACGGGGACCAGGTCCCGACGCGACGATGACGGAGCGGCCAGTGTCCTGGTGGTCGCGCTCACCGGACTCCTGGTCCTGATCGGCATGGCGTCCGCGTTCCTGGTCGCCACCGTCGCGGCGCACCGCCGGGTGCAGTCAGCTGCCGACCTGGCTGCGTTGGCCGGTGCCACGACCGCTCAGCCCGGCCGTGCGGTGAGCTCGCTTCCCGGGGACGTGATCGCCGGAGATCCGTGTGAGGCGGCCGCCCGGATCGCGGCCGGCAACGGTGCGCGGCTCACGAGCTGTCGGGTCCTGGCATCCGACGTCCTGGTGACGACCGTGCTCGACGGCCCGCGCTTCCTCGGCCAGAGCTGGCAGCTGAGGGGACAGGCCCGCGCCGGTCCGGGTGGTTCGGGGTGA
- a CDS encoding DUF4244 domain-containing protein produces MERTRDEQGITTAEYAVGTAAGAGLAGLLYQLLTGGFGDELLRTLFEHVLGLLGIG; encoded by the coding sequence ATGGAGCGCACGCGGGACGAGCAGGGCATCACCACAGCGGAGTACGCCGTGGGCACGGCAGCAGGCGCGGGGCTGGCCGGGCTGCTCTATCAGCTGCTGACGGGCGGCTTCGGCGACGAGTTGCTGCGCACGCTGTTCGAGCACGTGCTCGGGCTGCTGGGCATCGGCTGA
- a CDS encoding TadE family type IV pilus minor pilin → MRRDERGAVTAEIALALPVLAAVLLAMVWLLTLGLAQMRVTDAAREAARAAARGDGTARAEQLARTAAPGARVEVVTEGGVVKVRVSTVQRPPGGLLGHLGEATLSAEAEGLVEGVSGGADP, encoded by the coding sequence ATGAGGAGGGATGAGCGCGGCGCGGTCACCGCCGAGATCGCTCTCGCGCTCCCTGTGCTCGCAGCCGTCCTGCTGGCGATGGTGTGGTTGCTGACCCTCGGGCTGGCCCAGATGCGGGTCACCGATGCTGCGCGCGAGGCGGCGCGCGCAGCGGCGCGGGGCGACGGGACCGCCCGTGCCGAGCAGCTGGCGCGCACGGCTGCGCCGGGAGCGCGGGTCGAGGTGGTCACCGAAGGCGGCGTGGTCAAGGTCCGGGTGAGCACCGTCCAGCGCCCACCCGGCGGGCTCCTCGGCCATCTGGGTGAGGCCACGTTGAGCGCCGAGGCGGAGGGCCTGGTCGAAGGCGTGAGCGGGGGTGCCGACCCATGA
- a CDS encoding HAD family hydrolase: MSSPVRRTAAFFDLDKTIIAKSSALAFNRQFQAGGLISRRVMLRGAYAQFVYLVGGADHDQMEKLRSFMSELVTGWPVATVKEIVADTLHNIVDPMVYDEAVSLIEEHHLAGRDVIIVSTSGTEVVEPIGAMLGADHVVATQLAVADGKYTGEIDYYAYAENKASAVRELAEQRGYDLDHCYAYSDSITDAPMLKAVGHAYAVNPDKDLRKLAAKEGWPVLVFTKPVALQSRMKLPATKPTLAALAVGGVVAVGGAIVVSYRRRNHAV; this comes from the coding sequence ATGTCCTCCCCGGTGCGCCGCACGGCCGCCTTCTTCGACCTCGACAAGACGATCATCGCCAAGTCGAGTGCGCTCGCCTTCAACCGCCAGTTCCAGGCCGGCGGTCTGATCTCGCGCCGTGTGATGCTCCGTGGTGCCTACGCCCAGTTCGTCTACCTGGTCGGCGGCGCGGACCACGACCAGATGGAGAAGCTGCGCTCCTTCATGTCCGAGCTCGTGACGGGTTGGCCGGTCGCCACCGTCAAGGAGATCGTCGCGGACACCCTGCACAACATCGTCGACCCGATGGTCTACGACGAGGCCGTCTCCCTGATCGAGGAGCACCACCTCGCCGGACGCGACGTGATCATCGTGTCGACGTCGGGCACGGAGGTCGTCGAGCCGATCGGTGCGATGCTCGGCGCCGACCACGTCGTCGCCACCCAGCTGGCGGTTGCCGACGGCAAGTACACCGGCGAGATCGACTACTACGCGTACGCCGAGAACAAGGCGTCGGCGGTCCGCGAGCTCGCTGAGCAGCGCGGCTACGACCTCGACCACTGCTACGCCTACAGCGACTCGATCACCGACGCGCCGATGCTGAAGGCCGTCGGCCACGCCTACGCGGTCAACCCGGACAAGGACCTGCGCAAGCTGGCGGCCAAGGAGGGCTGGCCCGTGCTGGTCTTCACCAAGCCCGTCGCCCTGCAGAGCCGGATGAAGCTGCCGGCCACGAAGCCGACCCTGGCGGCCCTGGCAGTGGGCGGAGTTGTCGCCGTCGGTGGCGCCATCGTGGTCAGCTACCGCCGCCGCAACCACGCCGTCTGA
- a CDS encoding sodium-translocating pyrophosphatase, protein MATSAAVDLTGSDLNLVLVVGAVALGALVMAAVFRRQVLAAPEGTPGMQEIARAVQEGADAYLRRQFRTLAAFAVVAFFLLLALPADDLGVRLGRSAFFLVGAGFSATIGYLGMWLAVRSNVRVAAAADAPDGAGREPAMNIAFRTGAFVGMATVGLGLLGASVVVLLYAGQAPHVLEGFGFGAALLAMFMRVGGGIFTKAADVGADLVGKVEQNIPEDDPRNAATIADNVGDNVGDCAGMAADLFESYAVTLVAALILGSAAFGVKGLVFPLLVPAIGALTAVVGIYLCRPRAGENGLKTINRAFYLSAGLGGVACTVLAFVYLPTTFAGLGPAASVVSDLDKLTGTGDLPTINPALVAASAVLIGIVLAAVILALTGHYTGTEHAPVQEVARTSITGAATVILSGLSVGFESAVYTTMVIGAAVFGAFALGSGSLSIALFAVALTGCGLLTTVGVIVAMDTFGPVSDNAQGIAEMSGEVHESGAQVLTELDAVGNTTKAITKGIAIATAVLAASALFGSYVGSVIEELKDVQGAYQLTFNVFSPDVLVGLLIGVSVVFLFAGLAINAVGRAAGAVVMEVRRQFREIPGIMEGTGRPEYGKVVDIVTRDSLRELATPGILAVLAPVAVGFGLGVGPLAGFLAGAIGAGTLMAVFLANAGGAWDNAKKLVEDGHYGGKGSSAHEATIIGDTVGDPFKDTAGPAINPLIKVMNLVSLLIVGAVVSMTLGDDANRPLSLVIAGVALAIIVGAVAASKRRTSVITDEPPAAGPLHPRSGDAEAHATPGAHEPPKSRRGMVRSRPGPE, encoded by the coding sequence ATGGCCACATCAGCAGCGGTCGATCTGACTGGATCCGACCTCAACCTCGTTCTCGTCGTCGGTGCTGTTGCGCTCGGCGCACTCGTGATGGCGGCCGTCTTCCGACGACAGGTGCTGGCCGCTCCCGAGGGCACGCCGGGCATGCAGGAGATCGCGCGCGCGGTGCAGGAGGGAGCGGATGCCTACCTGCGACGGCAGTTCCGCACCCTTGCGGCATTCGCCGTCGTCGCGTTCTTCCTGCTCCTGGCGCTGCCGGCCGACGACCTCGGCGTACGTCTCGGGCGCTCGGCGTTCTTCCTCGTCGGGGCTGGCTTCTCCGCCACGATCGGCTACCTCGGCATGTGGCTGGCGGTCCGCTCCAACGTCCGCGTGGCCGCGGCCGCCGACGCACCTGACGGCGCGGGCCGCGAGCCGGCGATGAACATCGCGTTCCGCACGGGTGCGTTCGTCGGCATGGCAACTGTCGGCCTGGGCCTGCTGGGCGCGAGCGTCGTCGTCCTCCTGTACGCCGGCCAGGCGCCCCACGTCCTCGAGGGCTTCGGCTTCGGTGCCGCACTGCTCGCGATGTTCATGCGCGTCGGCGGTGGCATCTTCACCAAGGCCGCCGACGTCGGTGCCGACCTGGTCGGCAAGGTCGAGCAGAACATCCCCGAGGACGACCCCCGCAACGCGGCAACGATCGCCGACAACGTGGGCGACAACGTCGGCGACTGCGCCGGCATGGCCGCCGACCTCTTCGAGTCGTACGCCGTGACGCTGGTCGCCGCGCTGATCCTCGGCTCCGCGGCGTTCGGAGTGAAGGGGCTGGTGTTTCCGCTCCTGGTGCCCGCCATCGGCGCGCTCACCGCGGTCGTCGGCATCTACCTCTGCCGCCCGCGCGCCGGGGAGAACGGCCTCAAGACGATCAACCGCGCCTTCTACCTCTCCGCGGGTCTCGGCGGCGTCGCCTGCACGGTGCTCGCGTTCGTCTACCTGCCCACGACCTTCGCCGGCCTCGGTCCGGCGGCCAGCGTGGTCAGCGACCTCGACAAGCTCACGGGCACGGGCGACCTCCCGACCATCAACCCGGCCCTCGTCGCCGCGTCCGCGGTGCTCATCGGCATCGTGCTCGCGGCCGTGATCCTCGCGCTGACCGGCCACTACACCGGCACCGAGCACGCCCCGGTGCAGGAGGTCGCGCGGACCTCGATCACCGGCGCAGCGACTGTGATCCTGTCCGGCCTGAGCGTCGGTTTCGAGTCGGCGGTCTACACGACGATGGTGATCGGGGCCGCGGTCTTCGGTGCCTTCGCCCTCGGCTCGGGGTCGCTCTCCATCGCCCTCTTTGCGGTGGCGCTGACCGGCTGCGGCCTGCTCACCACCGTCGGCGTGATCGTTGCGATGGACACCTTCGGCCCGGTCTCCGACAACGCCCAGGGCATCGCGGAGATGTCCGGGGAGGTCCATGAGAGTGGCGCCCAGGTCCTGACCGAGCTCGACGCCGTCGGCAACACCACGAAGGCGATCACCAAGGGCATCGCGATCGCGACCGCAGTGCTCGCAGCCAGCGCGCTCTTCGGTTCCTACGTCGGCTCGGTGATCGAGGAGCTCAAGGACGTCCAGGGCGCCTACCAGCTGACCTTCAACGTGTTCAGCCCGGACGTCCTCGTCGGTCTCCTCATCGGCGTGAGCGTCGTCTTCCTCTTTGCCGGCCTCGCGATCAACGCCGTCGGCCGTGCAGCCGGTGCGGTCGTCATGGAGGTGCGCCGCCAGTTCCGCGAGATCCCCGGGATCATGGAGGGCACGGGTCGTCCCGAGTACGGCAAGGTCGTCGACATCGTCACGCGTGACTCGCTGCGCGAGCTCGCGACCCCGGGCATCCTCGCAGTGCTCGCTCCCGTAGCGGTCGGCTTCGGCCTCGGAGTTGGCCCACTGGCCGGCTTCCTGGCTGGTGCGATCGGCGCGGGCACGCTCATGGCGGTCTTCCTGGCCAACGCGGGCGGCGCGTGGGACAACGCCAAGAAGCTGGTCGAGGACGGCCACTACGGCGGCAAGGGCTCCTCGGCACACGAGGCGACGATCATCGGCGACACCGTCGGCGACCCGTTCAAGGACACCGCGGGCCCGGCCATCAACCCGTTGATCAAGGTGATGAACCTGGTCTCGCTGCTCATCGTCGGCGCGGTCGTGTCGATGACCCTCGGCGACGACGCCAACCGCCCGCTGTCGCTCGTGATCGCAGGCGTGGCGCTGGCGATCATCGTCGGCGCGGTCGCCGCGTCCAAGCGGCGCACGAGTGTGATCACCGACGAGCCGCCCGCTGCCGGTCCGCTGCATCCGCGATCGGGTGACGCCGAGGCGCACGCGACCCCCGGTGCCCACGAGCCGCCGAAGTCGCGCCGCGGCATGGTGCGTTCCCGCCCCGGCCCGGAGTAG
- a CDS encoding TadA family conjugal transfer-associated ATPase, with amino-acid sequence MDGVAGGEQSGRGQVPLDLLDEVRGRLAHSGTSGSPHEVAVALRAAGRPVGDAMVLAVHEALRAESVGAGPLEAVIALPGVTDVLVNGPAEVWFDRGAGLERAEVRFADEAAVRRLAQRLAAGGGRRLDDAAPCVDVRLPDGIRCHAVLAPIARPGTVISLRVPHRLGLTLDDLADRDTLAPGALRLVRRLLAARVAFLISGGTGSGKTTLLGAMLAAAPSSERLVIVEDAAELAPAHPHLVSLEARPANIEGVGEVPLRALVRQALRMRPDRLVVGEVRGGEVVDLLAALNTGHEGGCGTLHANSAADVPARVEALALAAGLDRAAVHSQFASAIGAVLHLVRDGPVRRLAEIGVPVRDVGGLVRVEQAVRFAADGSAQAGPGADLLAERLG; translated from the coding sequence ATGGACGGCGTCGCCGGTGGCGAGCAGAGCGGCCGGGGCCAGGTGCCGCTGGACCTTCTCGACGAGGTGCGGGGGCGGCTGGCCCACTCGGGCACCTCCGGTTCGCCGCACGAGGTCGCTGTCGCCCTCCGCGCTGCTGGCCGACCGGTCGGAGACGCGATGGTGCTGGCGGTCCATGAGGCGCTCCGTGCCGAGTCGGTCGGGGCCGGTCCCCTCGAGGCGGTCATCGCGTTGCCCGGCGTCACCGATGTCCTGGTCAACGGCCCCGCCGAGGTCTGGTTCGACCGGGGCGCCGGGCTCGAGCGGGCCGAGGTCCGTTTCGCCGATGAGGCCGCAGTGCGACGGCTTGCGCAGCGGTTGGCGGCGGGAGGTGGCAGGCGGCTCGACGACGCCGCGCCTTGTGTCGACGTCCGGCTTCCCGACGGGATCCGCTGCCATGCGGTGCTCGCTCCGATCGCGCGGCCCGGCACCGTGATCTCGCTCCGTGTGCCGCATCGGCTCGGCCTCACGCTCGACGACCTCGCAGATCGCGACACCCTTGCCCCCGGTGCACTACGGCTCGTTCGCCGGTTGCTCGCTGCCCGGGTGGCGTTCCTGATCAGCGGCGGCACCGGGTCCGGCAAGACGACCCTGCTGGGCGCGATGCTGGCCGCCGCCCCCTCGTCGGAGCGGCTCGTCATCGTCGAGGACGCCGCCGAGCTGGCGCCCGCTCACCCTCATCTGGTGAGCCTCGAGGCACGTCCGGCCAACATCGAAGGAGTCGGCGAGGTCCCACTCCGCGCGCTCGTCCGTCAGGCCCTGCGCATGCGTCCTGACCGACTCGTCGTCGGAGAGGTGCGTGGCGGCGAAGTCGTTGATCTGCTTGCAGCCCTCAACACCGGACACGAGGGCGGCTGCGGCACCCTGCACGCCAACTCGGCCGCGGATGTCCCGGCGCGCGTCGAGGCACTCGCTCTCGCCGCCGGTCTGGACCGAGCGGCCGTCCACAGCCAGTTCGCCTCCGCGATCGGAGCAGTGCTCCACCTCGTGCGGGACGGGCCGGTCCGACGGCTCGCAGAGATCGGGGTCCCGGTCCGCGATGTCGGCGGACTGGTGCGGGTTGAGCAGGCTGTGCGGTTCGCCGCCGATGGGTCCGCGCAGGCCGGCCCTGGTGCGGACCTCCTCGCGGAGCGCCTCGGATGA
- a CDS encoding type II secretion system F family protein has protein sequence MDVWAAIAVASATGGAALLVRPRLRIPAAAPAVVGVRTPDSGLLRRGRALWAALAGCAGWLFLPGALGGLAAIVLAYAVWTVAARAEPPGARRRREEVRRGLPHVTRLLAIALAGGQAVPAALAQVAAALPGPASEDLAAARSRLAIGVPSQRVWAELSSVPGLEALGRVFARAEVSGAQVADVVSRLADELAAEARAGVEDRARSVGIKAAVPLGLCLLPAFLLLGIVPVVAAAVTALRW, from the coding sequence ATGGACGTGTGGGCCGCGATCGCGGTGGCCAGCGCGACAGGCGGCGCGGCGCTCCTGGTGCGGCCGCGGTTGCGGATCCCCGCGGCTGCGCCCGCTGTGGTTGGCGTGCGGACGCCCGACAGCGGTCTGCTGCGGCGCGGGCGAGCGCTGTGGGCGGCCCTCGCCGGCTGCGCTGGCTGGCTGTTCCTGCCCGGCGCCCTGGGTGGCCTGGCGGCGATCGTCCTGGCCTACGCCGTGTGGACAGTGGCCGCGCGTGCCGAGCCACCCGGCGCCCGTCGTCGGCGTGAGGAGGTCCGGCGGGGACTTCCGCATGTCACGCGCCTCCTCGCGATTGCGCTGGCCGGGGGCCAGGCGGTGCCCGCCGCGCTCGCGCAGGTTGCTGCCGCACTGCCCGGTCCGGCTTCCGAGGACCTGGCAGCCGCCCGCTCGCGCCTGGCCATCGGCGTGCCTTCCCAGCGGGTGTGGGCGGAGCTGTCGTCGGTGCCCGGCCTCGAGGCGCTCGGTCGGGTGTTCGCGCGCGCCGAGGTCAGCGGTGCGCAGGTTGCCGACGTGGTCTCCCGCCTGGCCGATGAGCTGGCCGCGGAGGCGCGGGCCGGTGTGGAGGACCGGGCCCGCTCGGTCGGCATCAAGGCAGCGGTGCCGCTCGGTCTGTGCCTGTTGCCGGCGTTCCTGTTGCTCGGGATCGTGCCGGTCGTTGCCGCAGCCGTCACCGCGCTGCGTTGGTAG